The Gemmatimonadales bacterium DNA window CTTCACGCCGGGGATGAATCCGCCCTGCTTCTTCAGGTTTTCCGCCACGTCCACCGAGTTGAAGATGATGGAGGTGTAGAAGTAGCTGAACAGGAGCGTCATGAGCGCAAAGATGATGGCGTACGGCAGGCTGCCGGGGTTGAAGAACCCCGCCACGTCGCGCAGCAGCGGGCTCTTGGTAAAGCTCGCCAGCGTGCCCGGGACGATGATGATCGTCTGGGCGAAGATGATCGGCATCACGCTCGCGGTCAGGAGCCGGATCGGGATGAACGTCTTCTGGCCCTCGCGAATCCGTCCGCGGCCCATGACCTTGCGGGGAATCTGGATCGGAATCCGGCGCGCCGCGATCGTCATGGCCGCCGTCGCCGCCACGATGGCGATGAGCGCGGCCAGGTAGAAGACGGCGCCGATCGGCGACACCACGCTGCCCTTGATGAGCGACACGAGCTGCAGCATGCCCGGCCAGAGCCGCTCGAGTATCGAAAAGGTGATGAGGAGGCTCATCCCGTTGCCGATGCCCCGCTCGGTGATCTGTTCGCCGAGCCACATCACGAAGATGGCGCCGGTGGTGAGCGTCACCACCATCACCATGCGCGAGACGAAGTTCGGGTTGGCCACCGCCCCCGGAATCGACTCGGTGAAGAGCGTAAAGGTGTAGGCCTGGGCGAAGGAGATGAACACCGTGGCGTACCGGGTCCACTGCGTGATCGTCTTCCGGCCTTCCTCCTCCTTCTGCATCTTCGCGATGGTCGGGACGACGCCGCCGACCAGCTGGAAGATGATCGAGGCGGAGATGTACGGCATGATGCCGAGGGCGAAGACCGTCGCGCGCGACAATCCGCCGCCCAGCATGTCGTACAAGCCGAAGAACCCGGCGGCGGCCGAGTTCCGGATGAAGTCTGAGAGGGCCTGGACGTTGACCCCCGGGGCGGCGATGTGCGCGCCGATCCGGTAGATCACCAGGGCCAACAGGGTGAACAGGAGCTTCCGCTTCAGCTCCGGATCAAACGAGAAGGTCGGAGTGTTGGGAGCAGTCACTTACGCCTCAACGCTGCCGCCGGCCGCCTCGATCTTGGCGCGAGCCGCGGCAGACACCGGAATGCCACGGACGGCGTAGGCCCGAGCGGCCTCGCCGGTGCCGAGGATCTTGACCACCTGCTCCGCGTTCTTGATCAGCCCGGCCTCCGTCAGCGTCTCGGGGGTGACGTCTCCGCCCGCCACCGCCGCGAGGCGGGCCAGGTTGATCGGCACCGCGGTCACCTTGAACGGATTCGTGAAGCCGCGCTTCGGCAGCCGCCGGTACATCGGCATCTGGCCGCCCTCGAAGCCCGGGTTGGTCGAGCCGCCGGTGCGGGCCTTGTGCCCCTTGTGGCCCTTGCCCGAGGTCTTGCCAATCCCGGAGCCGGGCCCGCGCCCAATCCGCTTGCGCGACTGGGTGGAGCCGGCCGCCGGCTTCAGGTTCGACAGGGTGACCGACGGGGTCGCCACTTCCTTCGCCTTCGCCTTCGCCATCACGCCTCCTGCGCCGGCGTCACCTCAACGAGGTGCCGCACCTTGAAGAGCATCCCGCGGACCGAAGCCGAGTTCTCGAGCTCGACGGTCTGCTGGTGATGCCGAAGCCCGAGCGAGGCCAGCGTCCGCCGCATGGTATCGGCGTGGCCGATGCCGGAACGGATCTGCTTGACCGCGATGCGCTTCGCCGTCTTTTCGTCTGGAATCGTCGCGGCGTGGTGCTTGGGTCCCTGCCGTCCGACGACGGGATTGCGTCCCATGGCTCAGCCCTCCTGGCGCGGCTTGTAGCCGATGTCGCTGACTTCGATGCCCCGCTCACGCGCCACCTGGCGCACCGACACGAGCCGGGAGAGGGCGTCCATCGTGGCGCCGACCATGTTATGGGGATTCGG harbors:
- the secY gene encoding preprotein translocase subunit SecY → MTAPNTPTFSFDPELKRKLLFTLLALVIYRIGAHIAAPGVNVQALSDFIRNSAAAGFFGLYDMLGGGLSRATVFALGIMPYISASIIFQLVGGVVPTIAKMQKEEEGRKTITQWTRYATVFISFAQAYTFTLFTESIPGAVANPNFVSRMVMVVTLTTGAIFVMWLGEQITERGIGNGMSLLITFSILERLWPGMLQLVSLIKGSVVSPIGAVFYLAALIAIVAATAAMTIAARRIPIQIPRKVMGRGRIREGQKTFIPIRLLTASVMPIIFAQTIIIVPGTLASFTKSPLLRDVAGFFNPGSLPYAIIFALMTLLFSYFYTSIIFNSVDVAENLKKQGGFIPGVKPGASTADYIDDVLVRITLPGAIFLAAVALIPIFLSAKIGVQQQFGGTSVLIVVGVLLDTLSQIEQHRQLRKYDGFMKSGRVKFRGRQQRFI
- the rplO gene encoding 50S ribosomal protein L15, giving the protein MAKAKAKEVATPSVTLSNLKPAAGSTQSRKRIGRGPGSGIGKTSGKGHKGHKARTGGSTNPGFEGGQMPMYRRLPKRGFTNPFKVTAVPINLARLAAVAGGDVTPETLTEAGLIKNAEQVVKILGTGEAARAYAVRGIPVSAAARAKIEAAGGSVEA
- the rpmD gene encoding 50S ribosomal protein L30 encodes the protein MGRNPVVGRQGPKHHAATIPDEKTAKRIAVKQIRSGIGHADTMRRTLASLGLRHHQQTVELENSASVRGMLFKVRHLVEVTPAQEA